From Salmo salar chromosome ssa04, Ssal_v3.1, whole genome shotgun sequence, one genomic window encodes:
- the LOC106603595 gene encoding uncharacterized protein isoform X2, whose amino-acid sequence MEDRRLPPTVPLVVKTEPDTETRRVREEEQPTIPIRVKKEDLSEVPLKVPRFKYVDFPSLHQCIQQLTVPPLDSWLEGFPLALGRPSGGHTPVTSKERVPKFRYVDYPSLHHCIQQLSVPPLESWSSGLARSGCGVTGGPGSTNPQPSSVRENQTIQGDGSASAHKQDKYTAFPFPGPDSGSIQCVTSSNKASHKPQRLQLRLSSPTGTRPALSSQGEEARHKVVCSDQLSQKFSNPKSWVAGMKRVRGAGPLHQSNRKSAGDDEWHADLKKTPQSHQEAQVKLSDSPDLGQGFWRTIPESVCPFCQKMFSDPEELRIHQKSHREKKPH is encoded by the exons ATGGAGGACAGGAGACTTCCCCCTACAGTGCCCTTAGTGGTCAAAACTGAGCCAGACACAGAGACCCgtagggtgagagaggaggaacagcCTACCATTCCCATCAGGGTTAAAAAAGAGGACCTCTCTGAAGTGCCCCTCAAAGTGCCCAGATTCAAGTACGTGGACTTCCCTTCGCTACACCAGTGCATCCAGCAGCTCACTGTGCCACCCCTGGACAGCTGGCTGGAAGGCTTTCCCCTGGCTCTGGGAAGACCCTCTGGAGGACACACCCCTGTCACTTCCAAGGAGAGAGTTCCCAAGTTTCGGTATGTAGATTATCCCTCCCTGCACCACTGCATCCAGCAGCTGTCTGTGCCGCCTCTGGAGAGCTGGAGCTCGGGGTTGgccaggtcagggtgtggggtgacAGGTGGACCTGGATCCACCAACCCTCAGCCCAGCTCTGTGAGGGAGAATCAGACAATACAGGGAGATGGTTCAGCATCGGCTCACAAACAGGACAAGTATACTGCTTTCCCCTTTCCTGGTCCTGACTCCGGCTCCATCCAGTGTGTGACCTCCTCAAACAAGGCATCCCATAAGCCTCAGCGGCTTCAGCTGCGCTTGAGCAGTCCAACCGGAACCAGGCCCGCATTAAGCTCACAGGGGGAAGAGGCTCGCCATAAGGTGGTGTGTTCAGATCAGCTGTCTCAAAAGTTCTCTAATCCCAAATCTTGGGTTGCTGGAATGAAGCGTGTCAGAGGAGCGGGCCCACTCCATCAGAGCAATAGGAAGTCAGCTGGTGATGATGAATGGCATGCAGACCTAAAGAAAACTCCACAAAGTCATCAAGAGGCCCAAGTAAAGCTAAGTGACTCTCCTGACCTAGGACAAGGGTTTTGGAGAACCATCCCAGAGTCTGTCTGCCCCTTTTGCCAAAAGATGTTTTCAGATCCAGAGGAATTGCGGATCCACCAGAAGAGTCACAGAGAAAAG AAGCCTCATTGA
- the LOC106603595 gene encoding uncharacterized protein isoform X1, translating to MEDRRLPPTVPLVVKTEPDTETRRVREEEQPTIPIRVKKEDLSEVPLKVPRFKYVDFPSLHQCIQQLTVPPLDSWLEGFPLALGRPSGGHTPVTSKERVPKFRYVDYPSLHHCIQQLSVPPLESWSSGLARSGCGVTGGPGSTNPQPSSVRENQTIQGDGSASAHKQDKYTAFPFPGPDSGSIQCVTSSNKASHKPQRLQLRLSSPTGTRPALSSQGEEARHKVVCSDQLSQKFSNPKSWVAGMKRVRGAGPLHQSNRKSAGDDEWHADLKKTPQSHQEAQVKLSDSPDLGQGFWRTIPESVCPFCQKMFSDPEELRIHQKSHREKVNLYYPENVLDM from the coding sequence ATGGAGGACAGGAGACTTCCCCCTACAGTGCCCTTAGTGGTCAAAACTGAGCCAGACACAGAGACCCgtagggtgagagaggaggaacagcCTACCATTCCCATCAGGGTTAAAAAAGAGGACCTCTCTGAAGTGCCCCTCAAAGTGCCCAGATTCAAGTACGTGGACTTCCCTTCGCTACACCAGTGCATCCAGCAGCTCACTGTGCCACCCCTGGACAGCTGGCTGGAAGGCTTTCCCCTGGCTCTGGGAAGACCCTCTGGAGGACACACCCCTGTCACTTCCAAGGAGAGAGTTCCCAAGTTTCGGTATGTAGATTATCCCTCCCTGCACCACTGCATCCAGCAGCTGTCTGTGCCGCCTCTGGAGAGCTGGAGCTCGGGGTTGgccaggtcagggtgtggggtgacAGGTGGACCTGGATCCACCAACCCTCAGCCCAGCTCTGTGAGGGAGAATCAGACAATACAGGGAGATGGTTCAGCATCGGCTCACAAACAGGACAAGTATACTGCTTTCCCCTTTCCTGGTCCTGACTCCGGCTCCATCCAGTGTGTGACCTCCTCAAACAAGGCATCCCATAAGCCTCAGCGGCTTCAGCTGCGCTTGAGCAGTCCAACCGGAACCAGGCCCGCATTAAGCTCACAGGGGGAAGAGGCTCGCCATAAGGTGGTGTGTTCAGATCAGCTGTCTCAAAAGTTCTCTAATCCCAAATCTTGGGTTGCTGGAATGAAGCGTGTCAGAGGAGCGGGCCCACTCCATCAGAGCAATAGGAAGTCAGCTGGTGATGATGAATGGCATGCAGACCTAAAGAAAACTCCACAAAGTCATCAAGAGGCCCAAGTAAAGCTAAGTGACTCTCCTGACCTAGGACAAGGGTTTTGGAGAACCATCCCAGAGTCTGTCTGCCCCTTTTGCCAAAAGATGTTTTCAGATCCAGAGGAATTGCGGATCCACCAGAAGAGTCACAGAGAAAAGGTGAATCTGTACTACCCTGAAAATGTTCTGGATATGtga